A genomic region of Macaca mulatta isolate MMU2019108-1 chromosome 5, T2T-MMU8v2.0, whole genome shotgun sequence contains the following coding sequences:
- the DSPP gene encoding dentin sialophosphoprotein has product MKIIAYFCIWAVAWAIPVPQSKPLERHVEKSMNLHLLARSNVSEQDKLNASGTIKESGVPVHEGDKGRQENTQDGHKREGNGSEWAEVGGKSFSTYSTLAYEEGNIEGWNGDTGKAETYDHDGIHGKEENTTANGIQGQVSIIDNAGTTNRSNTDGNTDKNTPNGDVGDAGRNEDATVVQEDGPQVAGSNNSTDNENEIIENSCGNEGNTSEITPQINSNRNGTKKAEVTPSTREDAGLDNSDGSPSGNGADEDEDKGSGDDEDEETGNGKDSNDNSKGQEGQDSQDHRKEDDHDSSTGQNSESNEDYDPEGKEDPHNNADGDNTSKSEENSAGILEDNGSQRMEDTQKLNHRESKGVENGITKESEPHAVGKSQDKGIEIKVPSSGNRNITKEVGKVNEDKEDKGQHGMILGKANVKTQGEVDNIEGPGQKPEPGNKVGHSHTGSDSNSDGYDSYDFDDKSMQGDDPNSSDESNGNDDANSESDNDSSSRGDASYNSDESKDNGNGSHSKGEEDDDSDSTSDTNNSDSNGNGNNGNDDNDKSDGGKGKSDSSDSSDSSDSDGSDSSNSSDSSDSSDSDSSDSDSSDSNSSSDSSDSSDSDSSDSNSSSDSSDSSDSDSSDSNSSSDSSDSSDSDSSDSNSSSDSDSSDSDSSDSNSSSDSSDSSDSDSSDSNSSSDSSDSSDSDSSDSNSSSDSSDSSDSDSSDSNSSSDSSDSSDSSDSSDSSDSSDSDSSDSSDSDSSDSSDSDSSDSSNSSDSSDSNSSDSSDSSDSSNSSDSSDSSNSDSSDSSDNSDSKSDSNKSDSSDSDSKSDSSDSNSSDSSDNSDSSDSSNSSDSSDSSDSSDSESSSSSDSSNSSDSSDSSDSSNSSDSSNSSDHSDSSDSSDSSDNSNSSDSSDSSDSSDSSDSSDSSDSSDSSNSSDSSNSSDSSDSSDSSDSSDSSDSSDSSDSSDSSDSSDSSDSSDSSDSSDSSNSSDSSNSSDSSNSSDSSNSSDSGDSSDSSNSSDSSDSSNSSDSSDSSNSSDSSDSSDSSDSSDSSDSSDSSDSSDSSDSSDSSDSSDSSDSSDSSDSDSSDNDSSDSDSSDSSDSSDSSNSDSSNSSDSSESSDSSDSSDSSESSDSSDSSDSSESSDSSDSDSSDSSDSSDSSDSSDSSDSSNSSDSSDSDSSDSSDSSDSSNSSDSSDSDSSDSSDSSDSSNSSDSSDSSDSSDSSDSSNSSDSSNSSDSSDSSDSTSDSSDESDNQSKSGNGNNNGSDSDSDSEGSDSNHSTSDD; this is encoded by the exons atgaagataattgcATATTTTTGCATTTGGGCAGTAGCATGGGCCATTCCA GTTCCTCAAAGCAAACCACTGGAGAGGCATGTCGAAAAGTCCATGAATTTGCATCTCTTAGCAAGATCAAACGTGTCAGAACAG gataaGTTAAATGCCAGTGGAACCATCAAAGAAAGTGGTGTCCCCGTGCATGAAGGTGATAAAGGAAGGCAAGAGAATACCCAAGATGGTCACAAGAGAGAAGGGAATGGCTCTGAGTGGGCAGAAGTAGGAGGGAAGAGTTTTTCTACATATTCCACATTAGCATACGAAGAGGGGAATATTGAGGGCTGGAATGGGGACACAGGAAAAGCAGAAACGTATGATCATGATGGAATACACGGGAAAGAAGAAAACACCACAGCAAATGGCATCCAGGGACAAGTAAGCATCATTGACAATGCCGGAACCACAAACAGAAGCAACACTGATGGAAATACTGATAAGAATACCCCAAATGGGGATGTTGGAGATGCAGGTCGCAATGAAGATGCCACTGTTGTCCAAGAAGATGgaccccaagtagctggaagcaATAACAGTACAGACAATGAGAATGAAATAATTGAGAATTCCTGTGGAAATGAGGGTAATACAAGTGAAATAACACCTCAGATCAACAGCAACAGAAATGGGACTAAGAAGGCTGAGGTAACACCCAGCACCAGAGAAGATGCAGGCCTGGATAATTCCGACGGGAGTCCTAGTGGGAATGGAGCAGATGAGGATGAAGACAAGGGTTCtggtgatgatgaagatgaagaaacaggTAATGGAAAAGACAGTAATGATAACAGCAAGGGACAGGAGGGCCAGGACAGCCAGGACCACAGGAAAGAAGATGATCATGATAGTAGCACAGGTCAAAATTCGGAGAGTAATGAAGATTATGACCCTGAAGGCAAAGAAGATCCCCATAATAACGCTGACGGAGACAACACCTCCAAGAGTGAGGAGAATTCTGCTGGTATTCTGGAAGACAATGGCAGCCAAAGAATGGAGGACACCCAGAAGCTCAACCACAGAGAAAGCAAAGGTGTAGAAAACGGAATCACCAAAGAATCAGAGCCACACGCTGTTGGGAAGAGCCAAGATAAG GGAATAGAAATCAAAGTTCCTAGCAGTGGCAACAGAAATATTACCAAAGAAGTTGGGAAAGTCAATGAAGATAAAGAGGATAAAGGACAACATGGAATGATATTGGGCAAAGCAAATGTCAAGACACAAGGAGAGGTTGACAACATAGAAGGACCTGGCCAAAAACCAGAACCAGGAAATAAAGTTGGACACAGCCACACAGGTAGTGACAGCAATAGTGATGGATATGACAGTTATGATTTTGATGATAAGTCCATGCAAGGAGATGATCCCAATAGCAGTGACGAATCTAATGGCAATGATGATGCTAATTCAGAAAGTGACAATGACAGCAGTAGTCGAGGAGACGCTTCTTATAACTCTGATGAATCAAAAGATAATGGCAATGGCAGTCACTCAAAAGGGGAAGAAGATGATGACAGTGATAGCACATCAGACACTAACAATAGTGACAGTAATGGCAATGGTAACAATGGCAATGATGACAATGACAAATCTGATGGTGGCAAAGGTAAATCAGATAGCAGTGACAGCAGTGATAGTAGTGACAGTGACGGCAGTGATAGCAGCAATAGCAGTGATAGTAGTGACAGCAGTGACAGTGACAGCAGTGATAGTGACAGCAGTGATAGCAACAGTAGCAGTGATAGTAGTGACAGCAGTGACAGTGACAGCAGTGATAGCAACAGTAGCAGTGATAGTAGTGACAGCAGTGACAGTGACAGCAGTGATAGCAACAGTAGCAGTGATAGTAGTGACAGCAGTGACAGTGACAGCAGTGATAGCAACAGTAGCAGTGATAGTGACAGCAGTGACAGTGACAGCAGTGATAGCAACAGTAGCAGTGATAGTAGTGACAGCAGTGACAGTGACAGCAGTGATAGCAACAGTAGCAGTGATAGTAGTGACAGCAGTGACAGTGACAGCAGTGATAGCAACAGTAGCAGTGATAGTAGTGACAGCAGTGACAGTGACAGCAGTGATAGCAACAGTAGCAGTGATAGTAGTGACAGCAGTGATAGCAGTGACAGTAGTGATAGTAGTGACAGCAGTGACAGTGACAGCAGTGATAGCAGTGACAGTGACAGCAGTGATAGCAGTGACAGTGATAGTAGTGATAGCAGCAATAGCAGTGACAGTAGTGATAGCAATAGCAGTGACAGTAGTGACAGCAGTGATAGCAGCAACAGTAGTGATAGTAGTGACAGCAGCAACAGTGACAGTAGTGATAGTAGTGACAACAGTGACAGCAAGTCAGACAGCAACAAATCAGACAGCAGTGATAGTGACAGTAAGTCAGACAGCAGTGACAGCAACAGCAGTGACAGTAGTGACAACAGTGATAGCAGTGACAGCAGCAATAGCAGTGACAGCAGTGATAGTAGTGACAGCAGTGATAGTGAGAGCAGCAGTAGCAGTGACAGCAGCAACAGCAGTGATAGTAGTGACAGTAGTGACAGCAGCAATAGTAGTGACAGCAGCAACAGCAGTGACCATAGTGATAGTAGTGACAGCAGTGATAGTAGTGACAACAGCAATAGCAGTGACAGCAGTGATAGCAGTGACAGCAGCGATAGCAGTGACAGCAGTGATAGCAGTGACAGTAGTGACAGTAGCAATAGTAGTGACAGCAGCAATAGCAGTGACAGCAGTGATAGTAGTGACAGCAGTGATAGTAGTGACAGCAGCGATAGCAGTGACAGCAGTGATAGTAGTGATAGCAGCGATAGTAGCGACAGCAGCGATAGCAGTGACAGCAGCGATAGTAGTGACAGCAGCAATAGCAGTGACAGCAGTAATAGTAGTGACAGCAGCAATAGCAGTGACAGCAGCAACAGCAGTGATAGTGGTGACAGCAGCGACAGCAGTAACAGCAGTGATAGTAGTGACAGCAGCAACAGCAGTGACAGCAGTGATAGCAGCAATAGCAGTGACAGCAGTGACAGCAGCGATAGTAGTGACAGCAGCGACAGCAGCGATAGCAGTGACAGCAGCGATAGCAGTGACAGCAGTGATAGCAGTGACAGCAGTGACAGCAGTGATAGTAGTGACAGCAGTGACAGCAGTGATAGCGACAGCAGTGATAACGATAGCAGTGATAGTGACAGCAGCGACAGCAGTGATAGCAGTGACAGCAGCAACAGCGACAGCAGTAATAGCAGTGACAGCAGCGAAAGCAGTGACAGCAGTGATAGCAGTGACAGCAGCGAAAGCAGTGACAGCAGTGATAGCAGTGACAGCAGTGAAAGCAGTGACAGCAGTGACAGTGACAGCAGCGACAGCAGTGATAGCAGTGACAGCAGTGACAGCAGTGATAGCAGTGACAGCAGCAATAGCAGTGACAGCAGTGATAGTGACAGCAGCGACAGCAGTGATAGCAGTGACAGCAGCAATAGCAGTGACAGCAGTGATAGTGACAGCAGCGACAGCAGTGATAGCAGTGACAGCAGCAATAGCAGTGACAGCAGTGACAGCAGCGACAGCAGTGATAGCAGTGACAGCAGCAATAGCAGtgacagcagcaacagcagcgaCAGCAGTGATAGCAGTGACAGCACATCTGACAGCAGTGATGAGAGTGACAACCAGAGCAAGTCTGGTAATGGTAACAACAATGGAAGTGACAGTGACAGTGACAGTGAAGGCAGTGACAGTAACCACTCAACCAGTGATGATTAG